A genomic window from Arvicanthis niloticus isolate mArvNil1 chromosome 25, mArvNil1.pat.X, whole genome shotgun sequence includes:
- the Msc gene encoding musculin isoform X1 encodes MSTGSVSDPEDTEMRGLQRVHPAPASKRPPLFRTERGYASPSDNSSAEEEDPDGEEERGSLGAAGGCKRKRPREADAGGAGGAAGSAGKKPLPPKGSAAECKQSQRNAANARERARMRVLSKAFSRLKTSLPWVPPDTKLSKLDTLRLASSYIAHLRQLLQEDRYEDSYVHPVNLVGMLRARPGDSSPERYRGAGLARPQRKSPEGRFLEPVTWPFVVSGRPDSDTKDVSGANRLCGTSA; translated from the exons ATGTCCACCGGCTCGGTGAGTGACCCCGAAGACACGGAGATGCGGGGGCTGCAGCGGGTCCACCCGGCCCCCGCCTCCAAGAGGCCGCCCCTGTTCCGAACGGAGCGCGGTTACGCCTCGCCCAGCGACAACTCTTCCGCGGAGGAGGAGGACCCCGACGGCGAAGAGGAGCGGGGATCCCTGGGAGCCGCGGGGGGCTGCAAGAGGAAGCGGCCCCGGGAGGCTGACGCCGGCGGCGCAGGTGGCGCTGCGGGTAGCGCGGGGAAGAAGCCGCTCCCGCCCAAGGGCTCGGCCGCTGAGTGCAAGCAGTCACAGAGGAACGCGGCCAACGCCCGCGAACGCGCCCGGATGCGCGTGCTGAGCAAAGCCTTCTCCAGACTCAAGACCAGCCTGCCCTGGGTTCCCCCGGACACCAAGCTTTCCAAACTGGACACGCTGCGTCTGGCTTCCAGCTACATCGCGCACCTGCGCCAGCTGCTGCAGGAGGACCGCTACGAGGACAGCTACGTGCACCCGGTGAACCTGGTAGGGATGCTGCGCGCGAGGCCCGGGGACAGCAGCCCAGAGCGCTACCGGGGCGCGGGGCTGGCTCGGCCCCAGAGGAAGAGCCCAGAGGGGAGGTTTCTGGAACCGGTG ACGTGGCCATTCGTGGTCTCTGGACGCCCAGACTCTGACACCAAAGACGTTTCTGGAGCCAACAGGCTTTGTGGAACTTCCGCTTAG
- the Msc gene encoding musculin isoform X2, producing the protein MSTGSVSDPEDTEMRGLQRVHPAPASKRPPLFRTERGYASPSDNSSAEEEDPDGEEERGSLGAAGGCKRKRPREADAGGAGGAAGSAGKKPLPPKGSAAECKQSQRNAANARERARMRVLSKAFSRLKTSLPWVPPDTKLSKLDTLRLASSYIAHLRQLLQEDRYEDSYVHPVNLTWPFVVSGRPDSDTKDVSGANRLCGTSA; encoded by the exons ATGTCCACCGGCTCGGTGAGTGACCCCGAAGACACGGAGATGCGGGGGCTGCAGCGGGTCCACCCGGCCCCCGCCTCCAAGAGGCCGCCCCTGTTCCGAACGGAGCGCGGTTACGCCTCGCCCAGCGACAACTCTTCCGCGGAGGAGGAGGACCCCGACGGCGAAGAGGAGCGGGGATCCCTGGGAGCCGCGGGGGGCTGCAAGAGGAAGCGGCCCCGGGAGGCTGACGCCGGCGGCGCAGGTGGCGCTGCGGGTAGCGCGGGGAAGAAGCCGCTCCCGCCCAAGGGCTCGGCCGCTGAGTGCAAGCAGTCACAGAGGAACGCGGCCAACGCCCGCGAACGCGCCCGGATGCGCGTGCTGAGCAAAGCCTTCTCCAGACTCAAGACCAGCCTGCCCTGGGTTCCCCCGGACACCAAGCTTTCCAAACTGGACACGCTGCGTCTGGCTTCCAGCTACATCGCGCACCTGCGCCAGCTGCTGCAGGAGGACCGCTACGAGGACAGCTACGTGCACCCGGTGAACCTG ACGTGGCCATTCGTGGTCTCTGGACGCCCAGACTCTGACACCAAAGACGTTTCTGGAGCCAACAGGCTTTGTGGAACTTCCGCTTAG